The Prionailurus bengalensis isolate Pbe53 chromosome E2, Fcat_Pben_1.1_paternal_pri, whole genome shotgun sequence region TGAGTCAGCTGGGGTCTGGCGggcccctgggccctgggccagtGACCTGGTGAGTGTGTTCCCTGGGCTGGGGCCTTCCCGTACCCGCGCTCGGCCTTCCGCAGGGACCTGCATCGGGCCCTCCTCTGTGTTTACACAAGGGGCTGGGTTCCCCGGATCCCAGGCTAAAACCTGATGAATGAGGCGAGACAGCCGGAAGGACGGCAGAAATAGAGGCAGGAGGTCTCCAGACCCCTGTTCTGACCTCCgaaaaggcaaggcaaggagGGAAAGGGGATGGGGGTCCGGACACATGGGGGGAGCTCTGGATGAGCGAGAGGGAGTCCTGGTTTTattcctctttatctttgtaGGCCTGGTCGCTGTGGTCTGGAGGAGGGAAGCCGCCTGGGTGCCGTGATTGGAAGGAGGGGCCGCTGGTTTGCAGGGATCAGGGGTCCACAGCCCAAAGGTTGGGTCAGGAGCCTCAAAGGAACAGCATGAGAGGGGGACAGGACAGGAGACAGAGTGGTCCTTGGCCAGGAATAAGTGGTTAGCTAGCAGGAGATAGCAGGATTCGGGTAGAAACCCCGGCAGGGCAGCTCGGCCAGGGATCAGCAGAGATCAGAGGGCAGCCCCAGAGCACTCTGGCTGGGAGACAGGCGGGCAGAGGCAGCCAATCCAAGGAACGGTGGTTGGTCAGGCCCTCCAACCAGATGGGCCGGTTCCATGGTGATGAAACCTCCTGGTGAGCGGATCCTCCGCTGTGGCAGCCCGAGTGGGTGTGAAACCCCAGGAGCAGGGTCCCCAGTCCACGGAGACCGGTCTCGTTTCCTGGCTGGGTAAGGGGGATGCCCAGACTTCGGGCTGGAGCCCATTCTTCCCAAGCTGAGCGAGGAGGTCCAAAGGGGAGGTGCGTGGAATGATCCGGCCGTGAGAGCCGCTGAGCCAGCCGCGAGTTGTCAGGAGAAACAGATTCTGCGGGACACGGCCGGGTGGTCAGATACGGACATTGTTGGAAGCAATCGATGCCTGCCAGATAATCCAAAGGAGAGCGTCAGTTCGACGCGCTATTGGTCAGGGGCACATAGGCAGCCCGCTCTGCCTCTAGTTGGGGACATTTGGGTGGTAGGAGACAGGCAGGCGGCCTGTCGCCTGGAGATGGTGGGGCAGTCGGCCGGCTCTCTGGCCAGGACAGGTGGGCCATCAGCCTGACCAAGACTGAGCCAGCAGACCGGTCATTTGGGGCATCGCGTGGCCAGCAGGCCGGAAGTTGTTGCGGGGCGGAGCATAGAGGAGGAGTTGAGGGGTCCCGTGGCCGCGTAGAATCTGCCTGGCAGGAGACAGATGGTCAGTGCCCCGGAGACGGCCAAACCCTCCGCCGCCCAGCCTCACGGCCGTCCCGCCCCAgcagccccatgtcagcctcccAGCTGGCAGCGCTGGAAGGAGCAGAGTCGGAGGCCGGCCGGCCGCCCTTGACCGAGGCCAGCCCTGGCTTCCTGTATTCCGAGGGCCAGCGGCTGGCGCTCGAGGCCCTGCTGAGCAAGGGCGCGGCGGCGTTCGAGGCCTGCGTGCAGCGAGAGGGGCTGCGGCCCTTCCTGAGCGGGGAAGAGCTGCGGAGTCTGGCGGCGGCGGCCGAAGACTGGACAGCGTCCAAGCAGCGGCCCGACAGGGCGGCAGAgggagccgccgccgccaccgATGGGGACTCGGGCAGCCTGACCTACTGGCCTGGACGGTCGGAGGAGCTGGTGCCCACGCTGCGGCTGGGCTGGCCGGAGGACCCGGCCTGGAAGGGAATCACCCGGGTGCAGCTGTTCACCCAGCCACCCGACGAGGGCCACCCGCCCCTCAAGGAGCTGGTGCGCCAGGAAATCCAGGCCGCCCGCAAGGTGGGGGCTCGGGGGGCCCGGTGTCCACTCCCCAGACCCGCGCGTCCTCACACGCCAGCTCCCGCCCCTGGGAGTGCATGTCCCCTAGGCCCCATGACATCTTGGCCATGCCCTCCTGGGACTTGTGGGTCCACATGGCTCCGCCCCGATGACTCAGGTGTCCGTACCCCTCAGacctcctcctcaccctctctcctGGGTACCCCTAGGCATCCACGACCCTTGGGACTTAACTATAACCCCCTGGCTCAGTCACCTCCTCCACCCCAGATTCCCCCCTGCAGCCCCCCTAGGTagcctactctttttttttttttaatatatattttatttttaagagagagagagagtgagcaggggaggggcagagagagagagagagagagagagacagaggacccaaagcaggctctgtgcagacagcagtgagcctgattcggggcccgaactcacgagccgtgacgtcatgacctgagcccaagtcacaggctcaaccacccaggcgcccctagcctggTCTTTGTGCCTGCCGGCTCCCACATTTAAGTGCTTTGCGCGGGTTAACATTTAATGACCCTCAGGAGGGTCCTGTGAGGTCGGGACGCATTTTAACCAAGTGaggaggtggggaaactgaggcacgggaggTTAAGTGTCTTCACCGGTGAGTGGCCGAGCGGGGATTTGAACCAAGGAGTCCTGGCCAGTGATCAGGAGTCATCACTGCTACGTATTTCCAGGTGCTCAGCACCCCAGTCCCCAGGGCACCCCCAAGGACCCAGCTGTGCAGTTGGCCACAGGTGCCCTGCCCGGGCATCCAGCCCACTGAGCcctggagcgggggggggggggggccaccaTGCAGTGTGTCACAGCTCAGGGGACATCATTCACCACTGCAGCTGTGATTAGGATGACAGTTTTTCAGGAAAGCCAGGCTTTTCCTCATCCACGTGTAGGCGCTGTATGATCAGGAGTGTAggtctgggcggggggggggggggggtctctcccGCAGTCCCCTGAACATCCCGTGGAAGCCAGGCCCTTCAACTCCCACCCCCAGAGCACCTCACCCCCagggccccgcccccccactcccAAATGTCCCCGGAGCTCCAGGCTCCATCCACAGCccttttccccacccctcccccagctagTGGCCGTGGTCATGGACATCTTCACTGACCCAGACCTGCTCTCGGACCTGTTAGACGCCGCCACACGCCGCTGGGTGCCTGTCTACCTGCTCCTGGACCGCCAGCAGCTGCCTGCCTTCCTGACGCTGGCCCGGCAGCTGGGGGTGAACCCCTGGGCCACTGAGGTAGGaacccggtggggggggggggcgaccaAGTCGCCATCCTCCTGGCGCTGGGGCAGCGGGGGCAGATCCTTCCACGGGGTTCTAGCTCATCGAGGCAGATGCCAGCTGAGAGGGTCTGCTGAGACCTGATGCCCGAGGCATTGGGGGAATCAGGGGCGGGCTTTCCCACACAGTTCCCCTGAGTTAGGGGTACCTCCaagagaccccctccccccaaggccGGATATTGGTGACTCTGGGGAAGCTGGGACAGAGTCCTAAGCAGGGGACTCCCAGGCCCTGCGCGGTGAGCGGAGGCGTGCGAGGTGGGCCTGAGCAGGGGCGTGCCCCCCTCCGTTCCAGAACCTGGATATCCGGGTCGTGCGAGGCTGCAGTTTCCAGAGCCGCTGGCGACGGCAGGTGAGTGGCAACGTGCGTGAGAAATTTGTGCTGCTGGACGGCGAGAGGGTCATCTCTGGATCCTACAGGTACGGCTGCCCCTCATGATGCCACCCGGTGTCCTGTCCCCATCTCCCAGTGTGCTCAGAGAGCAGCTGGCGTCCCTTTGACCAGCCTAGCCTCGCTTTCCTGGTCTGTGAAATGGGTCGAAACACCCTTGCTGGTAGAGGAGGGGGGGGTGCAGAACCAGCTGGGG contains the following coding sequences:
- the FAM83E gene encoding protein FAM83E, with the protein product MSASQLAALEGAESEAGRPPLTEASPGFLYSEGQRLALEALLSKGAAAFEACVQREGLRPFLSGEELRSLAAAAEDWTASKQRPDRAAEGAAAATDGDSGSLTYWPGRSEELVPTLRLGWPEDPAWKGITRVQLFTQPPDEGHPPLKELVRQEIQAARKLVAVVMDIFTDPDLLSDLLDAATRRWVPVYLLLDRQQLPAFLTLARQLGVNPWATENLDIRVVRGCSFQSRWRRQVSGNVREKFVLLDGERVISGSYSFTWSDSRLHRGLVTLLTGEIAAAFSREFRTLYAASWPLPSAPTSGPFVSIVGGLQLAHNPHRVARRRSVAPMSPPPPAGPLAQRLATCRVFDGDSQETPATPGPALSDILRSVQRARTPSGPPARPSHSLWDLSRLSQLSGSSDGDNELKKSWGSKDTPAKALMRQRGMGGAPWGETEPRPLGRSQPPGGPLPLLPARRLRHLSPTRRRFGEDATSKLQEPRGTQQPDWAAQAGLGGRP